One genomic region from Onychostoma macrolepis isolate SWU-2019 chromosome 23, ASM1243209v1, whole genome shotgun sequence encodes:
- the bgnb gene encoding biglycan b encodes MFSCRSFLLLLLNVCSLTAPSLALPFEQRGFWDFAMDGEVGDLATVMMRDEEGSAVEELPPDVSLCPFGCHCQVNVVQCSDLNLIVVPKEIPRDTKLLDLQNNRITELKENDFKGLSNLYALSLVNNKISKVHPRTFAPLLHLKKLYFSRNLLTVVPMNLPPSLVELRIHDNRIKKVAEGTFSGLGSMNCIEMGGNPIQNSGFEPGAFKGLKLNYLRVSESKLTGIPKDLPDSLHELHLDNNQIQAIELEDLSRYKHLYRLGLGFNHIRMIENGSLSYVPNLRELHLENNRLTRIPMGLPDMKYLQVVYLHSNNISRVDVNAFCPRGFGMKRSFYNGISLYGNPVNYWEVQPATFRCVGDRLAIQFGNYKK; translated from the exons ATGTTCTCCTGCCGCTCTTTCCTGCTTCTGCTGCTCAATGTCTGCAGCCTGACTGCTCCCTCATTGGCTCTGCCCTTTGAGCAGAGAGGATTCTGGGACTTTGCTATGGATGGAGAAGTGGGGGATCTGGCGACGGTAATGATGAGAGATGAAGAGGGTTCAGCTGTGGAGGAGCTGCCGCCGGATGTGTCTTTATGCCCCTTTGGTTGCCATTGTCAGGTCAATGTGGTGCAATGCTCAGACCTAA ATTTGATTGTAGTGCCCAAGGAAATTCCCAGAGACACCAAACTCCTGGACCTGCAGAACAACCGCATCACAGAACTGAAGGAGAATGACTTCAAAGGACTTTCAAACCTCTAT GCTCTGTCACTGGTCAACAACAAGATCTCCAAAGTCCACCCGCGAACCTTTGCACCCCTCCTACACTtaaaaaagctttatttttCCCGTAACCTCCTGACAGTGGTACCCATGAACCTTCCCCCATCCCTGGTGGAGCTGCGCATTCATGACAACCGTATTAAGAAGGTTGCAGAAGGAACGTTCTCTGGTCTGGGCAGCATGAACTGCATTG AGATGGGCGGAAACCCTATTCAGAACAGTGGCTTTGAGCCTGGCGCTTTTAAAGGCCTGAAACTCAACTACCTGCGTGTCTCTGAGTCCAAACTCACTGGAATACCAAAAG ACCTCCCCGACAGTCTTCATGAGCTCCACTTGGACAATAACCAGATCCAGGCCATTGAACTAGAGGACCTGAGCCGTTATAAACACCTGTACAG ATTGGGTCTGGGTTTCAACCACATCCGGATGATTGAGAACGGCAGCCTATCATACGTCCCTAATCTCAGGGAGCTGCATTTGGAAAACAACCGGCTGACCCGCATCCCCATGGGTCTGCCAGACATGAAGTACCTGCAG GTGGTCTACCTTCATTCCAACAACATAAGTCGAGTGGATGTTAATGCCTTCTGCCCTCGGGGTTTTGGCATGAAGAGGAGCTTCTATAATGGCATTAGCCTCTATGGCAACCCGGTGAACTACTGGGAGGTGCAGCCTGCCACTTTTCGCTGCGTTGGAGACCGACTGGCCATTCAGTTCGGAAACTATAAAAAGTAG